Proteins from one Candidatus Acidiferrales bacterium genomic window:
- a CDS encoding FtsQ-type POTRA domain-containing protein produces the protein MEREVFEREDFLTEEESRYLRRQKPIEVRRRKLSRAARRRYGLYLVLGLGMAVAGPLAYAAYRYFMDSPRYRLATLDQIELVGNRHVSRRQVLEKFAADAGQSIFRMPLEQRRLGIEEIAWVESAIIERTLPNRLRVILKERQPVAFFRTGSELSLMDGSGVVLERPERGEFHFPVLTGIPPHLSAEERARRVGLFRRFLEETELVVAGAGAQVSEVDLSDDSDVRVTLTDGDGAVVVHCGNEGFMEKMRIYAEHIGEWRSARGGSGKIVSVDLRFERQVIVHAPQRGQDGGKGR, from the coding sequence ATGGAACGGGAAGTTTTTGAACGCGAAGATTTTCTGACCGAGGAAGAGTCTCGCTATCTCCGTCGTCAAAAGCCGATTGAAGTCCGACGCCGCAAGCTGAGCCGAGCCGCCCGCCGGCGGTACGGTCTCTATCTGGTTCTGGGGTTGGGAATGGCGGTGGCCGGGCCCCTTGCCTATGCTGCCTACCGCTACTTCATGGATTCTCCCCGCTACCGGCTGGCGACGCTCGATCAGATCGAGCTGGTGGGCAACCGGCATGTCTCCCGGCGGCAGGTGCTGGAAAAATTTGCCGCCGACGCGGGTCAGAGCATTTTCCGGATGCCCCTGGAGCAACGCCGCCTGGGAATCGAAGAAATCGCCTGGGTGGAGTCAGCCATTATCGAACGCACCCTGCCCAACCGCCTGCGAGTGATTTTGAAGGAGCGCCAACCAGTGGCGTTTTTCCGCACCGGCAGCGAACTCTCACTCATGGATGGCTCCGGGGTGGTGCTGGAGCGACCGGAGCGGGGCGAATTTCATTTTCCGGTGTTGACCGGGATTCCGCCGCACCTTTCGGCCGAGGAGCGTGCCCGGCGGGTTGGACTCTTTCGCCGCTTTCTCGAGGAGACGGAGCTGGTGGTGGCCGGGGCCGGCGCGCAGGTCTCGGAGGTTGATTTATCCGATGACTCCGACGTGCGCGTGACACTGACGGATGGCGACGGGGCGGTGGTGGTGCATTGCGGCAATGAAGGATTCATGGAGAAGATGCGGATCTACGCCGAACATATCGGCGAGTGGCGGTCCGCCAGAGGGGGATCAGGAAAGATCGTTTCGGTGGACTTGCGTTTCGAGCGCCAGGTGATCGTGCATGCGCCCCAGAGAGGGCAGGACGGGGGCAAAGGTCGTTGA